A stretch of Candidatus Vicinibacter affinis DNA encodes these proteins:
- a CDS encoding T9SS type A sorting domain-containing protein, with amino-acid sequence MSRNIIQTKVRLKRPFLCFLFIVNGLWLHGQQYRYDYTWLMSDYTSNLMVMKFHKPVDSNNIRVDSVKKEIRFRFTNSMISNSAGELVAYSNGCFINHREYDVMENGGGINPGNVRMESCTTAYNYYPTAEQSMVFIPDPMDTLRYYLIHNSAVLQENPLTYWVDALRYSIIDMRYNNGLGKTIIKNVPLINDSTTIADIALVKHSNNQDWWIVVKKFIRGSYDKFLLSNGNFQLVNQQEIGDTTNHYQNGGGGMLTFSPDGSRLIRYHPYDDGFFLFDFDRTTGQLSNYRRIPVTDSLVLDGGACFSPSGRFLYVGTYWDLYQYDLESTDIKGSEVHIAHYDGYKTKGILRAMIGRMQWGPDCKIYVNCRNSMDALHVIHRPNEKGIACDFRPHDLKLPQTHSGTLPYFPNYRQGLAPLCDPELTVSVSEVPVLPEVYVFPNPARDRMHISVREESSNAGRLQIYNTAGQRIKESAMVSGMNEYEIEVSGWQSGIYFYVIYLNDGRMMNGKFVVE; translated from the coding sequence ATGAGCAGAAACATAATTCAAACAAAGGTAAGGCTGAAAAGGCCTTTCCTTTGTTTCTTATTTATCGTGAATGGTCTTTGGTTACATGGCCAGCAGTACCGTTATGATTACACCTGGTTGATGTCTGATTACACCAGCAATTTGATGGTAATGAAATTTCATAAACCGGTAGATTCAAACAATATTCGAGTAGACTCTGTAAAGAAGGAAATAAGATTTAGGTTCACAAATTCCATGATCAGCAATTCTGCAGGAGAATTGGTAGCCTACAGCAATGGTTGTTTTATCAATCATAGGGAATACGATGTGATGGAAAATGGTGGGGGCATCAATCCCGGGAATGTGCGGATGGAATCCTGCACCACGGCCTACAATTATTACCCTACCGCAGAGCAGAGTATGGTATTTATACCTGATCCAATGGATACCTTGAGGTATTATTTGATTCATAATTCTGCGGTATTGCAAGAAAATCCTCTTACTTATTGGGTAGATGCCTTGAGATATTCCATCATCGATATGCGATATAATAATGGTTTAGGAAAAACTATAATTAAGAATGTTCCTCTAATAAATGACAGCACCACAATAGCAGATATTGCATTGGTCAAACATAGCAACAATCAGGATTGGTGGATAGTGGTAAAGAAATTCATCAGAGGATCCTATGATAAATTTTTATTAAGCAATGGCAACTTTCAACTGGTAAACCAACAGGAAATTGGGGACACGACCAATCATTACCAAAATGGAGGAGGAGGTATGCTTACTTTTTCACCGGATGGATCAAGATTAATCCGATATCATCCATACGATGATGGATTTTTTTTATTTGATTTTGACCGGACGACAGGGCAATTAAGCAATTACCGGCGGATACCGGTGACCGACAGTTTGGTGCTGGATGGAGGGGCGTGTTTTTCCCCTTCGGGAAGGTTTTTGTATGTGGGCACTTACTGGGATCTGTATCAATATGATCTGGAATCAACAGACATAAAAGGGAGTGAGGTACACATAGCACATTATGATGGCTATAAAACAAAAGGAATCTTGCGCGCTATGATTGGACGGATGCAGTGGGGTCCTGACTGTAAAATCTATGTCAATTGCCGGAATAGTATGGATGCTTTGCATGTGATACATCGGCCCAATGAGAAAGGTATAGCCTGTGATTTCAGACCGCATGATTTAAAGTTACCACAAACACATAGTGGTACTCTTCCCTATTTTCCAAATTACCGACAGGGACTTGCACCTTTATGTGATCCGGAGCTTACGGTGTCTGTTAGCGAGGTTCCTGTGTTACCTGAAGTATATGTGTTTCCTAATCCTGCACGGGATAGAATGCATATAAGTGTGCGGGAAGAGAGCAGTAATGCAGGGCGATTGCAGATATACAATACAGCCGGCCAAAGAATAAAGGAAAGTGCTATGGTATCGGGTATGAATGAATACGAGATAGAAGTATCGGGATGGCAGTCAGGAATTTATTTTTATGTAATTTATCTGAATGATGGAAGAATGATGAATGGAAAATTTGTGGTGGAATAA
- a CDS encoding T9SS type A sorting domain-containing protein: MKTIQNNTKQFKKKCNFSSEEKRGFEHDVCDYADELLPLVNGEITYTAFQNEHRWVDRFQVYHLLTEANCQNLSNSVQLFMDQVGNSEIGKLVLVESGLNSLAIEANDPNQLLLDSLHILQDILFDQLNAMSVMNWFSWDSIIVVDLTDQINSMQQLLDSMMEINTEVRDALLEDLIDFNSNISVSTAIATQLKFVNDLQIRSMMDLDFEMTETEESELYNIAILCPDEGGYATLKARGLLHQMGYNQVFDDRPCHESTIQPIILKLPTEKLIVLPNPVYENVCISTLSGQAMMDLVLFDPIGREILKQSKMEENNIYLDMSGFPCGNYIFQATLSNGDFVRTKINIIR; this comes from the coding sequence ATGAAAACAATTCAAAACAACACTAAGCAATTCAAAAAAAAATGCAATTTTTCCTCAGAAGAAAAGAGGGGTTTTGAACATGATGTTTGTGATTATGCGGATGAATTATTGCCCTTGGTTAATGGGGAAATTACATATACTGCTTTCCAGAATGAGCACCGATGGGTAGACAGGTTTCAAGTTTATCATTTACTAACTGAAGCCAATTGTCAGAATCTCAGTAATTCTGTACAACTGTTTATGGATCAGGTGGGCAATTCAGAAATTGGAAAATTAGTGCTTGTAGAGAGTGGTCTGAATTCATTGGCAATTGAAGCTAATGATCCGAATCAGTTACTCCTTGACTCTCTTCACATCCTACAAGATATTTTGTTCGATCAGCTGAATGCCATGTCAGTAATGAACTGGTTTAGCTGGGACAGCATTATTGTTGTGGACCTGACTGACCAAATAAACTCTATGCAACAACTTTTGGATTCCATGATGGAGATTAATACGGAAGTCAGAGATGCATTGCTGGAGGATCTGATTGATTTCAATTCAAATATAAGTGTCAGCACCGCCATCGCAACGCAATTGAAGTTTGTCAATGACCTGCAGATTCGTTCCATGATGGACCTTGATTTTGAAATGACAGAGACAGAAGAAAGTGAGCTGTACAATATTGCCATATTGTGCCCGGATGAGGGTGGTTATGCCACTTTAAAAGCCAGAGGGCTGCTGCATCAAATGGGTTATAATCAAGTGTTTGATGACAGGCCATGTCATGAAAGCACAATTCAACCGATCATATTGAAGTTGCCGACTGAGAAGTTAATTGTCCTGCCTAATCCGGTTTATGAAAATGTATGCATCAGCACTTTATCTGGTCAGGCAATGATGGATTTAGTGCTCTTTGATCCTATCGGCAGAGAGATATTAAAACAATCAAAGATGGAAGAAAATAATATCTATTTGGATATGTCCGGTTTTCCTTGCGGAAATTACATCTTTCAAGCTACACTTAGCAATGGGGACTTCGTCAGAACAAAAATAAACATCATCCGATGA
- a CDS encoding T9SS type A sorting domain-containing protein — protein MNRNIIQTKERLKRPFLCFLFIVNGLWLQGQQYRYDYTWLMSDYTRNIMVMTFHKPVDSNNVRIDSVKKELRLNSSAMISNSAGELVAYSNGCFINHRGYDVMENGVGINPGNVRMESCTTAYNYYPTAEQSLVFIPDPMDTLRYYLIHNSAVLQENPLTYWVDALRYSIIDMRYNNGLGKTIIKNVPLINDSTTIADIALVKHSNNQDWWIVVKKFIRGSYDKFLLSNGNFQLVNQQEIGDTTNHYQNGGGGMLTFSPDGSRLIRYHPYDDGFFLFDFDRTTGQLSNYRRIPVTDSLVLDGGACFSPSGRFLYVGTYWDLYQYDLESTDIKGSEVHIAHYDGYRSKGIFRAMIGRMQWGPDCKIYVNCRSSMDALHVIHRPNEKGIACDFRPHDLKLPQLHGGTLPYFPNYRLGLAPLCDPELTVSVSEVPVLPEVYVFPNPARDRMHISVREESSNAGRLQIYNTAGQRIKESAMVSGMNEYEIEVSGWQSGIYFYVIYLNDGRMMNGKFVVE, from the coding sequence ATGAACAGAAACATAATTCAAACAAAAGAAAGGCTGAAAAGGCCTTTCCTTTGTTTCTTATTTATCGTGAATGGTCTTTGGTTACAAGGCCAGCAATACCGTTATGATTACACCTGGTTGATGTCTGATTATACCAGAAATATAATGGTGATGACATTTCATAAACCTGTAGATTCAAATAATGTACGGATAGATTCAGTCAAGAAAGAATTGAGGTTAAACAGTTCTGCTATGATCAGCAATTCTGCCGGAGAATTGGTAGCCTACAGCAATGGTTGTTTTATCAATCACAGAGGCTACGATGTGATGGAAAATGGTGTGGGCATCAATCCAGGGAATGTACGGATGGAATCCTGTACCACTGCTTACAATTATTATCCTACCGCAGAGCAGAGCTTGGTATTTATACCAGATCCAATGGATACCTTGAGGTATTATTTGATTCATAATTCTGCGGTATTGCAAGAAAATCCTCTTACTTATTGGGTAGATGCCTTGAGATATTCCATCATCGATATGCGATATAATAATGGTTTAGGAAAAACTATAATTAAGAATGTTCCTCTGATAAATGACAGCACCACAATAGCAGATATTGCATTGGTCAAACATAGCAACAATCAGGATTGGTGGATAGTGGTAAAGAAATTCATCAGAGGATCCTATGATAAATTTTTATTAAGCAATGGCAACTTTCAACTGGTAAACCAACAGGAAATTGGGGACACGACCAATCATTACCAAAATGGAGGAGGAGGTATGCTTACTTTTTCACCGGATGGATCAAGATTAATCCGATATCATCCATACGATGATGGATTTTTCTTATTTGATTTTGACAGGACGACAGGGCAATTAAGCAATTACCGGCGGATACCGGTGACCGACAGTTTGGTGCTGGATGGTGGCGCGTGTTTTTCTCCATCGGGAAGGTTTTTGTATGTAGGCACTTACTGGGATTTGTATCAATATGATCTGGAATCAACAGACATCAAGGGTAGTGAGGTACATATAGCACATTATGATGGTTATCGATCCAAGGGAATTTTTAGAGCAATGATTGGACGGATGCAATGGGGTCCGGATTGTAAGATATATGTGAACTGTCGCAGCAGTATGGATGCCTTGCACGTGATACATCGGCCCAATGAGAAAGGTATAGCCTGTGATTTCAGACCGCATGATCTAAAGTTGCCACAACTTCACGGAGGCACTCTTCCCTATTTTCCAAATTACCGACTGGGACTTGCACCTTTATGTGATCCGGAACTTACGGTGTCTGTTAGCGAGGTTCCTGTGTTACCTGAAGTATATGTGTTTCCTAATCCTGCACGGGATAGAATGCATATAAGTGTGCGGGAAGAGAGCAGTAATGCAGGGCGATTGCAGATATACAATACAGCCGGCCAAAGAATAAAGGAAAGTGCTATGGTATCGGGTATGAATGAATACGAGATAGAAGTATCGGGATGGCAGTCAGGAATTTATTTTTATGTAATTTATCTGAATGATGGAAGAATGATGAATGGAAAATTTGTGGTGGAATAA